The following are encoded together in the Clostridium sp. BJN0013 genome:
- a CDS encoding GntR family transcriptional regulator produces MKILISNKSDLPIYAQIKAQIKEQIMCGDLAENEFLPSIRQLAKDLGISVITTTRAYSDLEAEGFIATIQGKGSFVLPKDNEMVREEYLKRIEEAFISAIENAKLASISNEELVMILENLMKE; encoded by the coding sequence TTGAAAATACTAATCTCCAATAAATCTGATTTACCTATCTATGCTCAAATTAAGGCACAGATTAAGGAACAAATAATGTGCGGTGATCTTGCCGAAAATGAATTTCTGCCATCTATACGTCAACTTGCGAAGGATTTGGGCATAAGTGTTATTACAACTACGAGGGCTTATTCTGACCTTGAAGCTGAAGGATTCATAGCTACTATACAAGGAAAGGGGAGTTTTGTGCTTCCTAAAGATAATGAGATGGTAAGAGAAGAATATTTAAAACGTATTGAAGAAGCATTTATCTCTGCCATTGAAAATGCAAAATTAGCTAGTATATCAAATGAAGAACTGGTGATGATTTTAGAAAATTTGATGAAGGAGTGA
- a CDS encoding MerR family transcriptional regulator: MCLEHSERNECYYEKIGLIYPNRDKINRRVYCEKDIEWLNFIFRLKETNMPIKEIQYYSKLRYEGDSTLRERLKLLEKQMDRLYTQKSNIENNIVNLEKKINIYKKMINKTIIKD; encoded by the coding sequence TTGTGCCTTGAGCACAGCGAAAGGAATGAATGTTATTATGAGAAAATTGGTTTGATTTATCCTAATAGAGATAAAATAAATAGGCGAGTGTATTGTGAAAAAGATATAGAATGGTTAAATTTTATATTTAGATTAAAAGAAACAAATATGCCAATTAAAGAAATTCAATATTATTCTAAGCTGAGATATGAGGGAGACAGTACGCTGAGAGAACGTTTGAAATTATTGGAAAAGCAAATGGACAGATTGTATACTCAAAAAAGCAATATAGAGAATAATATAGTGAACTTAGAGAAAAAAATTAATATTTATAAGAAAATGATTAATAAAACTATTATTAAGGATTAA